The Lolium perenne isolate Kyuss_39 chromosome 6, Kyuss_2.0, whole genome shotgun sequence genome segment ATTGGTGTTGAAGTTTCTGGATATAAATTAAATCCTCTATATGCCCAGAAACAGCTAACTCATATTGGTTTTTATGATTTTATGTaaaattttcagatttttatgAGAAGTTCGATTTTTGGGCTAAAATTTGACAAATTTCTGGACAAAATAAAAAATGTCAGTTTAAGGATGCAGATATACCCAGAAATGGCCCAAATTAGAAGAGTAAACTCATTTTGGTGCTTTTAATTTTCTGTGATTGTTTCACATTTTTCTTAGAAGTTCAATGTTTTGCAAAAAAttaatttttttgaatattttggAGCCCCAAAACCTAAAAGTGCTAACGAAATTTGAACACAGGTTACACATATGTTTTGAACCGTTACCATCTTAGGTGTAGAGAACGAATTTTTTTTGAAGGCATATGTgtggaattgagagtggcataaaaccAATTAACCCTATAAATAAAATGACCATGGCCGAATATATATAAGGTGATGGGAGACCCCTTACAAAGCAGCTCAAGAAAAACAAAAGGAAACACGAAAGCCCAAAACTTGCTACCCTGAAACAAGACCAATTAAACATAAAGCTCCACAACGTCGCCCTTAGGAGGCTAACGACgcatcgcgccgccgccgtcgagacCGACGGTcaagggttttcacccggagctcTAGTGCGGAAAAAGTAACTAAAACGACGCCCCCAAGAAGGTTACGACACTCGCAGGCATTACCGTTGTTGGAACCAAAGCTCGAAGTTTTCTCCCAGGAAAACTTTTGGCCCGCTCCTAACCTCTGGCCCCTCGATGTTCTCGAGTTAGGCCTCCGACACGCGATTTGGGAGCTGCCAAAGCAAATCACAGTACATAATATCACAAAATTTGGTGATTTAGGAATCAGCTGGAACTTGGCTGGTGCTATTTATTCATATTTTGCATCATGAACAGATTTAATTTTATGAACCCAAACAGATAGGAGGGGATCTTGCAGAATTCCCTCCAAGCTTGTCctgcatcttttcctcattaactTCATTTTCAAGTTGTTCCAAGGTATCTATGTTTGTTTGACCATAAAATACTAATTACACCTCACTGGAAGTATGGAATTAGATGATCTGAAAGGCATATTATAAGACACTAACTAGAATGGTGTGCCTTTTCATTATCTGGCCATTTCTTTTATCCAAACAATCTTTTGTTCCAGCAACCTTTGTTTTCTTCTTTGGAGTCTACACAAGAAATGTTCTGTACAGAAATTAACAATGTTTGCAACTAGTACATGCATTGAAGTTGAAGCTGACTGATCATCAACATCAAACATGTAAGAAAAGTCTAAAGATATGGTTCATGGAAGTTGTTTCCAGCAGGAGCAGAACATCTTTCCATTAAAAAAGTGTCTGATCAAGTTCATTGGTGAGCAAATTTTGAGGAGCTTGTAACATAGTACCTCTTGGTTTTGGCATGATATTTTATTTTATCCATTTACGTTTGAGGTAGCACATATCGGTATTCAGTAATCAGtagcataagagcatctccagccgcattCCCAAAggtatttggggcgcgccggacatttCTTTGTTCCCAGCCGCACGCCCTTTCCGTTTggcgcggcccaatacggtgtccggtgccCCGCCCGTCCCCGGTCCACAGGgagcgctccgggcacgccggacacaacgaaaagcaagGCAGGGAGTGGCGGGCCCGATGCGTCAGCGACACGGAagtctaaaaccccgtcgcctacctctggtcAAGCGACGTTCATGGCGCCCATCTTTTCCAGGCGATGCAGTgaagcgtctcgtcgtgcatggccgggaGCCAATGCCCCGCTGCCGCCTCGCCTGCCGCCGATATGCAATAAAGAGCGCCCACCTTCCTTCCTCTCGCCAcgttccacaatccaatctcgccGCACCTCCTTCCTTCCTCTCGCCACGCGTCCTTCCGTCCCCACGCCACGTCCGACGCGGCAGTCTCACGGCgtcggaggcgtgggcgctgtaccacacGCGGTACCCCGTCCCGCCgcacatgcggctgccaagcagcgacGGCTGGAGGCTGGCCGTCAACGGGATCGGTATCCCGCCACCACCGATGCCAGACAGTGATCGATGGAGGGACGCGATCAGAACCCAGCGCGCGCGCCTCAGCGCCAAGGAGCAGGCCGATCCCACCTGGGCCGCCACCGACAACGATGCCTGGTGGGCGAACTTCTTCCAGGCGCAACACGACGTCGACATGAACAACACGTGGAACAAGGAGGGGTGCGTCCGTTTCTGGGGCGTTCCCGGGCGCACCCTCCTGAACGTCGTCGACAGCATCCACAATGGCGCCCCACGGCTGGAGATGCCACCTTCCCCGCCGCCATCTCCTCGGGCTTCGGCGcgctggcagccgaggaggacatactcgtcctcctcgaactctTCTTCCTCGGGGCCATCGCGGTCAATGCCATCCTCGCACCGCGCCACGCCGTACACCGTGCCGAAGCGCGAGGTGAAGGATGAGCCCGAGTACACGACGCCGCCGGCGCTTCGGAGGCGCGACAACAGCAGCATCACCATCCACGAGCCAGGGCGGCAACAGCATAGGAGTGCGTGCGGCGCCCTCCTCGTtctgaagccggaggtgaaggaggagcagggcgACGAGGAAGGCACGAAGGCCGCgcagctggcggagtacgagcgacgACAGCGTCTCATCGCCAACAGCAACGACCCCGAGGACTCCCAGGGTTGCACGCCGCGTTCctggcgtccatgaacgacaagaACGCCTAGAGGGGCGACGTCGACGCGGCCATCACCATGTCCATTCGCGATGCTGGGATGCCGCTCGTCGACCTCACCAACGACGACTAAGCTGGGCCCAACggcgcggtgaaggacgagcctgCCGACGAGACCGACGAGCGCGACAAGCGCGATGTCGTCCACAACggcatgtacaacttccaccagtactacgacTCCTCTGGGTGCCGCAAGTACtactagattagggtttaggtttaaatTTCATCGAAATTCGTTCAAATCCATGTAATATGTAgcaagtttgaatgaattcaactgTTTTTTTACTAAATTTACAAAATCTAAATTTCTGTTTGGGGCAGCCGGGGAGCGACGTTCCCAAACACGGCACGAAGAAAATGCGTCCCcagacgctcgatccggcgcgatttgggggacgctttaggggacgcggatggagatgctctaataactAATATAAGACAGATGGCAAGGTATCACAAATTAAAACTAGGTAATTAGAAATGAAAATTAAATCGTACCAAGCGTTCAGGAGGTTTATCCTGCTTTCCTCCCATGGATGGTCCTTGCTCATGTTTACTCAAAGTACCTATGAGTGGCCATGTGGGGGGAAAATGTGATGAAATTGTTAAGCGAAGTATCACTAGCTCGACATTTATACAATACAAAATATTAAAGAAGACTACTATTTTACTAGTAAGGGCATTCCTCCTAGTAGCAGTAGGCTGTTTACCCTTAATTACCTTGTGCAGCAGCATTTGTACTACCTGCAGAGTCTGAAGCATCCTTCTTTTCTTCCTGGGGAGCAGATCTTTTAGGGCTATTTTCAGGAGAAGAATCAGAAAGCATCACCGTAGCAGTACTTGGTGCCTGTAAACCGAAAAAAAAATCCATATCCGTGTATTAGTGCATAGCAACCATGTAATTCAAAACAAGAGGTATCAGTTACACAGAACATTGGTCAAGCTATCAGTTATACAGAATATTGGTCCGCGGGAGAATAGGTCACAATCACCAAATGTAAAACCAGATCGAGAAAAACAACATGCCGGCTTTCGGCAAACCCACCGGCACCAAAACAAAGATAGCCTTAGTAATACGAAAGCAAGATATTATTATTCGGAGCAACACGAAGCATCTGAGAAAGACATGCTAGAAATGGTGGCCATTTACAAGACCGTGCAATCTggtctaagagcatgtctaacaggccccgtataacccgcccatcccgtaaaattccggcgacaTACGGGGCAGAcgcggtttgggccgtctagcaggccccgtattcgggccgccccgtttcggcggaatacggggcccaggaaatctgccccgtcgccccgtacatatagtgggcgcaggtgcgagtgaggggttaacccctcactcgcaaccctagctccgccgtgcgccgccgcctcctcctcctgctccggcgagcaattagcCGCTCCtccgcgccgcattccacccctaagcctgcatggactcccgccgccgcagtagcgcctcgccggcgagcggatcgaagcgatcccgctcgccggacaccgtaGAGGAAGCGTGGCGGCTCAAGTGCAAGCTTTCCGCCGCCGGGAGCCGTCGCGCGGCCTGCAAGTACGCCGGCGCGCTGTACGTGCTGGAGCCGCTCCGGGAGTACGCCGCGGGTGGGCGGTGGTACCGGCaggacccgccgctcaagccgatgagcggcgaaGCCTTCGAGAAGTGGCGCGCGCAGTGGCAGCGCGACCGCGCGGCGATGGCGGCATGGAGGGCGaccatcggcagcaccagcggcggaggaagcggaggcggcgaggaggcggcagaggaggaggcggccttcCGCCGTGCGGTGGCCGAATCCGAGGCGGATGCCGCCGAGAAAGCTCGGGCGGAGGCAGAGGAGCAGGCGGCAGCCATCGCCGCCGTCCAGGAGTTCGAGGCGCGGCAGGCGcgggaggcgcaggaggaggcggcgaGGATCGCCTTCATCCCCTACGTCATCCTTGACGAGTAGACGTAGGTTGATCCGTAGTTAGATGTagtatgatccgtagtatgatcggaatgtatgtatgatccgtagtatgatcaatgaagatgaacttcccggggtttttatttttgaaaatacggggcgaaatacggggtctgctagacggaatggctCGAAATGGAGCAGTTTTTCGATACGGGGCGAAATAAGAGActtatacggggcctgttagacatgctctaaggacTTGCTGTAGGACTCGATTCTAGCTGAATTCTGCACCACGGCCACATACATCGCAGAATTAAGCAACAAAGTAGCACCATTCCGCATATGCACCTATCCGTGAAATTGATAAATCTATTCTGCAAGAAATCTCCTGAAGAGATAAGAGCTCAATTGCCGGAGAATACGGGTAGATACCCCCGGCATTTTCCCACGACTAAAGCAGAGGGATGAGATGGGTACCTTGAACGCAACGAGCCAGTCGGGGTCGCCATCTTCGTCCCCCATGCCTACCGCCTCCGCTGCCGCTCCGGCTCCGATTAGCCCTGCCAGTGAGAGGCCAGCGAGAAAATAGGGGCAGAGGTCACGGACAGCCCCAGACGGAGGTCACGGACAGCAGATCGAGGGGAGGGCGGGGGCCTGCGGCACAACCCTGCGCCGGAGCACCTGCGAAACCTGCACAAGGAGAAGGCAGAGAATGAGAGGAGGCGGGAGAGACCTTTTTGGATCTGATGTTACAACAAAGGGGCTTTAGCCCCAAATGGTGCGATAAGATTAGATTCCTGGTCCAAGGAGGGTCGGTGGGAGTCCGCATTAACGATTGTGAAAGTGATTACTTCCTGACGGGTAAAGGGCTCAGACAGGGTGATCCCTTGTCGCCGCTACTGTTTAACTTTGTGGCTGACGTGTTTACACGGATGTTAGTTAAAGCTGCTCAGCAAAATTTGATTTCTGGTTTGTTACAAAGGTTTAGAGATGGAGGGGTGTTCAGTCTGATGACGCGGATGATACCCTTCTTTTCATGAAAAATGATGTGAGCCAAGCGCAGAACTTAAAATGGTTACTTTCTATCTTTGAACACTTGTCTGGGATGCGAATTAATTTTAATAAGAGTGACCTGGTACCTATTAATGTACCAGTAGAGGAAGTGAATGTGTTAGCCCAAGTTTTTGGGTGCAAAGTTAGCGAGTTCCCTTTGAAATATCTGGGTGTGCCGCTACACTTTAGTAAACTTCGTAAGCAAGATCTGCAGCCCCTAATTGATAGTATTATTAAACGTATTGCCGGATGGAGAGGGAGACTTTTGAATCATGCTAGTAGGCTGGTGCTAATCAGGTCGTGTTTAGCAAGTATACCTATCTATCTTCTATCGGTTTTGAAGTTTCCGAAATGGGCGGTAACAACGATTAACTCACAGATGGCCCATTGCTTGTGGGATAACTATGAAGGACACCATAAGTATCACCTAGCGCATTGGGATCTGGTTAGTATGAAACAAGAGTTTGGAGGGATGGGTATTGCAAATATTAGGGACCTGAATATTTCCTTACTTTCTTCTTGGGTGAAAAGGTTTAATTTAGATGACCATAAGCTTTGGAAAGAGATTATCCAGTACAAGTATAAAACGCAGCAGCCGAACTTGCTTGCCTGTAAAGACATGAATGCATCTCCTTTTTGGAAGGGGGTTATGTGGGCGTTCGCAGCTGCGAAGTTTGGATACCAGTGGATGGTTGGTAATGGTCAAAACATTAAGTTTTGGGAGGACCAGTGGTTTGGGGGCACTAGCCTAGCTATACACTTCTGGGAGCTTTACATTATATGTAATGAACAAACGAAAACCATTAAAGAAATTTGGGATGGGAATGATCTCAGATTATCTTTCAGAAGATGTTTTGATGACAAGTTATTGATGCAATGGGGAGAACTAAAAGCGATAGTCCAGCAGCTGCAGCTGACAGATGAACCAGACCAAATGGTGTGGAAACTAAGTTCTACAGGAGTTTACTCCTCGCAGTCCTTGTATGCTGTAGTGAATTTCAGAGGAATAAAACAAGTCTTTGTTCCCGCTGTTTGGAAACTAAATATACCCCCTAGGGTCCAGGTTTTCTTATGGCTAGTTTCTCATAACAAAATCCTTACTAGAGATAATTTGTCAAAAAGACAGGCTATTCAGGATACCAGATGCCTTTTTTGTAGTGAACCAGAGAGCATGTGCCATCTTTTCTTTGAATGTGACGTGGCTAGAGAGGTTTGGTCTTGTATTTCTGGTTTGGTTAACAGAGATATGGGAGGAAATTACGAACAGGTGGCTAGACTTTGGATTAGTAATGAGAGTAATGGTGCTTTGAATGTTATTTCTGCTGCTGTCATTTGGAATTTGTGGAAGATGAGAAATGAACTACATTTTGGAAAGCTAACATGGACTGGTTTGCAGGTAATCTGGAAGAGAATTGCCAGGCTTCTCAGGAAATGGACGCCGTTGTGCAAGGAAAATTGGCGGCCAACCATTGGGAGCTGGTGCGAgaagctggagaagaaggcttTGGAAATGCCTCGGATCGGCTGGCGTTAAAGAAGAGGAAGCTTATGATGAAGATGACTGGGCCGGGAACGCCGGAGGCACGTAGAGACATCAGAGTGAAGCTGTGCGAATGATAAGAAACTGACGGAGGCTGACGGAGGCTTGATAAGAAACTGTTGTTTTGTTAGCTTTCGTTTCTTTCCTGTTGAAATGTCAAATGCCTGGACGTGTTTTTGGGTTTTGCTTGATGTGAAATGGTAGGAAGGTATCCTCTTGGGAGGTGTGAGAGGATCTAGTTTTGGATGCACAAACTCAGATATGGAAGAACCCTGACATCTGTAAGTTTCGTTTCAGATGAAATGGAACTGGGCATGTATGCCTGTTATCTAAAAAAGAGGAGGCGGGAGAGAGATACCAAGGGAGAGTAAGCCTCGCGGGGATTGGAAGGTCGGACGGAGGACGGCGGAGCCATTCTGAGCAGGAGAAGGAGGGCGGGGTAcctgcgccgccgccggcgacggTACGGGTTCCGCGCGACCTTTGGGCGAATGAAAATGGCAAAAAAAACTACCACGCTTGGGACGATTTTGTCACAGAACTACCATTTTAGGTTTTTTTTTATACTACAAATAAATTATAAATTATTTATAGTAAAATAAGCACTGATTTATTATAAATACCACTTCAGATACATGATCGCGACAAAAAACACTGATTTTTCGTGTTTAGCTATTTAACACGATTTTTGACTAGATGTGCCTAATTGTCATGGTCATGTGGAAAATGAAAAGCAAAAAATACGAGCTTCATTTTACAAAAAAAACCTCAATTTCTAATTTTCGTGCCACACACAGGTCCTTATTAATTCCCCACATTCCTCACTCTTTTTGCCCTTTCTGACATCACATGTCGCATGGGGTGCGAGCACCCGCTGGCTACGCTGCGCGCTAGTCAACGTAAGCGAGCAAGCTGAGCGCTCCTGAGCGCACAGGAGAGGTGAGCGCGCCAAGGTGTTGCCGCCAGGGAAGACGCCGGTGAGACCTCACCATCTCTTTCCTTGCTTGCCTCCGACCTTGCGCCACGCACCGCCGCCAAGGCCATGTTTTCTGTCCTCGAGTCCGGGAAGGTCTATGCCATGGCGAAGGAAGCTAGATTTTGGTTGGATTAATCAAAGGTGCGagggaaaaataaaaagaaaggaaaaaagaaataCCTAACGCATGTCAGCTACCTTGAATAGATGTGTCTGAAAGAAAATAACACTTTGAGGGTCAATTTGCAAAATCTAATAGGTAGTTTGATTTTCAGTTGCCCTatacctgacaggtgggcccaaacaTTCAGAAAACAGATTAATACAACTATTTGGCAAAATGAGTGCTTTCTATCACGCCCATATAACTGAAATTGTATTTATGTGTCAAAACACCTTAAAGTGGTAGTTTCCTTGACAAGATCTTTGGAAATAAGGTAGTCCTTTTTGTTATTTTCTCTGCCAATATCCAATTAGAATTTAACATTAGCAAAATaaggaaaagaagaaaaaaacgaTTTCTGGATAGACTGGCAGCCGGGACCCACACTAATCGTGTCCTCTTCCCATCCCGAGCAGCTCTCTCCTGCCCTGCGCTCACACGAGACGCGGACCAACGCCGGAGCACACGCGCGCGGCCAGCTCCTCCTACAAGGCCGGGCCGTCGGCGAGCGGCGCTAATGGCGCTCGCGCTCTCCACCCCGTTCGCGCCCTCCAGTTCGGCGCCCACCACCTCCCGCTGCGCTTTCCCTCTCCGCGGGGTCcacttcgccgccgccgccgcgggcagGAGCGGCCTCCCGCTCGCGTGCGCCGCGCCGCGGAGCCGCGGGCgggggcggcgcggcgggaggctGGTCGTGTGGGCGGCGGCCGACTACTACGCGACGCTGGGCGTGCAGCGCTCCGCGGACATCAAGGCCATCAAGGCCGCCTACCGGAAGCTCGCGCGCCAGGTGCTCGACGCTTGTCCCCTCCAACTATTTTACTCGATTCATTGGCCTATCTGCCCCTTTTTATTGGATAGGATAGTTCCATGAGGAGTTCAGTCTGTTGAATCACACATGGTGTCATTGTCTTGTGTGGATAATAAAGTTGTGTTAACCGTGCATAACATTGGAGCCATTATGTTGCTACTTTTCCACAATAGACCAACTTCTCGGCCGTCCACGCTGTAAACTCTAGTCACTATTTCTGTTGGTGAATAATAACTGGATGATCTGGTATGGGCTTGCACGAAGTTGCTGCTCCGTTGCTCCAAGTctcattttgtttttgttttattattGGTAGCTTCTGGTAGTTGTTCATGTGTGCTGGATTAATATGGCTCAAGCACGTCCAAGGTCTTTCTGGCTGGATTTTTGAATGCTCCACAATAAACACTTCCTAATTTCTATTTTGAACGCATCTTCAATATTTGATTGCTTTTATTTATACATGAAATATCCCTCAGTTTTGTCAATAATAACACAACTAGTTCTGATAAAAGTTCTTTTTAGATCAGATGCGGCCGTTTTTTACAGGCAAACGATTTAGAAGAGTGTGTCCTGATACCATTCAGAAGAATTTTTAGTGAGATCATTACAGTTACATCCACAAGAACAAATCATAGTGTTTTCTTTCCTTTCTAGCTTCATACTCCAGCAATGTTCATTCTGGAACCATTAACACTGGAGAGCCCAACTCTCCTACCCATTGACATCAGTGTGCATTGTGCCACTACCATGTAGGAACCACCAGCATCATTGCTAGTTGAAGTTGTGCTAGGATCCTGAATCACAAATTCATGCTATTTAGGGCTATGTCTACATATGAAATCCAATGTTTTTGCCTTTAATCACGTGCCACATGCAATTGCTGTTTGCGGGGCCGTTGGAGTTGGCTTTGATGATTGGAGGGGGAATGAGATGATATGCTTGTGAGTTGTGAATACAGCTAGATCTTCAGAGGTATGTATCTGTTCACGTGAATCTGGTTGTGTAAGGATGCTGCAATACCATTTGAAGCCCACAATGGTATGGTTTTGGACCTAGGAGAGGATCTTATATAGGTCGTAGATTATTAAAGGGTAGCAGGCGTAAAGCACCCCTCCATGATAGGTTTAGAATGTCTTCATTCATTGCTATTTTTTTTTAGAACGATAGTTgatttcatatttgaagtgtgcgATTTATCACTTCACCAAGTGGCATGTTTTTTACCAGGTTTCAACATATGATGTGTACATTAGTTTCAAGTTACATTAAAAAATTGAGTTGTGACAATTTCTTCTCTTTTCATTTTATCTTTACTTTGTAGTATCACCCTGATGTCAATAAGGACCCTGGAGCAACTGACAAGTTTAAAGAGATAAGCTCAGCCTATGAGGTATGCACTGCATAGTTCAAAACACTGTGTGTGGTCTACAATCCAATCTACTCGGTAATCAGTTTGGATGGAGTTGCCTGTCTGAGTTATGAGTTCCTCTGTCTTGGTCCACTCTTTACTATTTAATCAATAATAAAGACCTTACATTTTCTTTGTTGTCTTTATTCTGCATTCTGCTGTGCTGAATCTCATTATCATCAGGTGCTGTCAGACGATAAGAAGAGGGCGTTGTATGACCAATATGGTGAAGCTGGGGTTAAGAGTGCGGTTGGGGGTTCTGCTGGAGCTTATACGGTACTGCCTTTCAACTCTTCTTTGTTCTACCATTTAAATTGCAGTATCTTTCAATGTGACAACATGTATATTAATTTGAGTTATTTGGCTTATAAGAATACTTGACTAAAGTAAGTACCGTGGGGTTTTTCTGCTTAAACCAGGCTTGAGCTTTTTCCCATTTCTCTATGCAGAGTAATCCATTTGATCTGTTTGAGACATTCTTCGGAGCaaacatgggtggtggtggtggattttcTGGTATGGACCAGAACGCATTTAGGACACGCAGAAGGAGCGCTGCTGCTCAGGGTGAAGACATCAGGTTTGTTGTAAGAAGGGTTAAAGTGAAATGATATTCAGAGCCCAGGTGTTTCACTAATGAGAAGGACTTGCTAAAGCTGTTCAAACAATTAGTTGATAACATCGTGTTTTCTGATTAGCATGAATTTGGCCACAGCTGCATGTTTTTGAGGTCCAGCATAATTTACAAGAAATAATACCTAAAGCATTTGAGGTCTAGCATTACCTGCAAAACCAATGTATATTAGTAGTATGAAATCAACTAAATTATAGTACTATTTTGTGTTGTGATCTTGGCTGCCTTGTGTTTATTAGCAACAAATGTTGCGCTTATTAGATCTACAAAGTTGTAGCTGTAATTAGTAACATTTTGTATATATAATCTAGTGTGATTTTAGACTTACACAGATTTATTCCACCAGATATGATGTGACTCTGGGGTTCTCAGAGGCAATATTTGGAACAGAAAAAGATATAATATTATCCCATTTGGAGACTTGTGATACTTGTAGCGGTTCTGGTTCAAAGGTTGGCTCAAAGACAAGAATATGCTCCACCTGTGGTGGGCGAGGGCAAGTAATGCGAACTGAGCAAACACCATTTGGTCTCTTCTCCCAGGTAACAACGAAGCATAACTGTTTATCCCCTTTACATTGTCATTCCAGATTTTCCAATAAACACACACTGACAACAGTGTCACAGCTTTCATGTTACAATAAATAGCTTTGGGACTATATTTCGTTGGGGGTAGTGTTATAACAAAATAAACATTAGCAGACAATTGTCAATGAGACATCGTGAAACTAAAGAAGATACTTGTACTATATGCTAGGGTATGAACAACAAATGACTGAAATATTACAGAAGTTGAACTTGAACATTTAGAGTAGCAAACAAGAAAGTGTAAAAGAACAGGAGCTAAAGCGGACTTTACTTTGTCAGTGCACCTGGGAGCTTATCACCTTGGGTGGACTCCTGAATTATTTTGATACCGGAGTTTCTTTTTAATGTCAAAATGAGTAATTTTATTTTGTGAATGCCTATAAACTAATTCTGATGGGTTGAAACAGCCAGGAGATGGAAATTTGCAGAAAATTTAGCATCATTCAGAACATGATAGTTCTCTTGTTTGTCCAACGATAGATGGCACTAAGTGTCTGAGTTATACTGCTCACTTCTGTAAACTAGTCTAATACTAGCATACCATATACAATATGCTCTATATAAGGTTGTCGAGCCTCAGGATTCTATTTCAGTACAATATCCAAAAATCTGTTATGATTAGTCTTGGTAGCCTGTACTTGTATGTTTACGCTTAATTCAATTACAATATCTAGCCTGTACTTGTATGTTTACACTTAATTCAATTTGATTATTTATGACAATTTTTCGTTGTTGCATAAGAGCTTTTCGTTTTCTTATTTTGTAGGTTTCTATTTGCCCCACATGTGTAGGAGAGGGTGAGGTCATTTCAGAGTATTGCAGGAAATGTTCAGGAGAGGGACGTGTTCGTGTCAGAAAGGAGATCAAAGTAAAAATTCCTCCAGGAGTTAGTAAAGGTAGTACACTTCGTGTACGTGGTGAAGGAGATGCAGGACCGAAAGGGTAAGCAAAGCATTTTCAGAAGACCCAAACATAAGTTATATACTTCATACTTTTATCATTGTGTTACTAGAGGAAATTATGTGGATCTTCTCTATAGCTTTGCTTATCCATATTTTAGGTTTACTTGTAGTCTACGTTACATAGTTTTGGAATTAACTACCGTTAGAACATAATAATTTGGCCATGGAGTACTGCCAGTGGCATTCACATAAGAGGCACACATCATTGCTCTGTTGTTTAGGCGAGTGGAAGTTTGTGGTCACCAGCTAGCAACAGGAAGTTACTTTCAGACTTTAGGTCTCTACATTTGTGTAGAGAATATTTTAATACGTTAAGCGCATACAGGATGGAAATAGCTTTCGGGTTATATggattttagttttttttgagAGTCAACCAAGAGCTTTAATTAATTGTCACCGAAATTACATGCTTGTTCAGTACATTGAAGGATGTATTCTGGCACCTGGGATATCCAGGCACAGTCCGGGTCAGAAGAAGATGCAAATTTAGCAATGTTCTGAGCAGCTAAATTTGCTTCTCTATTTACATGCAAAATATCAAAATAGTTACATCCTTCTACCAGCTCCTGGATCTGTTTCACAGGTAGAATACTAGCTCTATGACTGTTTCTTGTTTTCCATAGCGAAACTAGCTCCAGCGAATCAGATTCTATAATAACTTGGCTAATGTTCATGCGTCTGATTAATTTAGCTCCATCCCTACGAGCATTATGCCTCAGCAGTTAACAcgtcagggataaaatcatgccaTGTACTGCT includes the following:
- the LOC127305503 gene encoding uncharacterized protein, which codes for MALALSTPFAPSSSAPTTSRCAFPLRGVHFAAAAAGRSGLPLACAAPRSRGRGRRGGRLVVWAAADYYATLGVQRSADIKAIKAAYRKLARQYHPDVNKDPGATDKFKEISSAYEVLSDDKKRALYDQYGEAGVKSAVGGSAGAYTSNPFDLFETFFGANMGGGGGFSGMDQNAFRTRRRSAAAQGEDIRYDVTLGFSEAIFGTEKDIILSHLETCDTCSGSGSKVGSKTRICSTCGGRGQVMRTEQTPFGLFSQVSICPTCVGEGEVISEYCRKCSGEGRVRVRKEIKVKIPPGVSKGSTLRVRGEGDAGPKGGPPGDLFVCLDVEEPSDIKRDGINLYSTVSISYVEAILGTVQKVRTVDGTSELRIPPGTQPGDVVVLAKQGVPSLNRPSIRGDHLFTIKVSIPKRISGREKELLEELASLANGGFARAPVKPKPIRQENGSSVAQEVPDQPDEEEVDWLKKLSDFAGSIVNGASKWLKDNL